From the genome of Brassica oleracea var. oleracea cultivar TO1000 chromosome C4, BOL, whole genome shotgun sequence:
TCGATTCGCCCGACAAAACAGTCGATACTGTTTGCACCACACAACCAACAGCCGGAGCCGGGTCAGCAGCGGGGTCTTCCAGGACCGTCGATCTCACCAAGCATTGCAAATATCACGACGTCAAGGGACATGATACCACAGAATGCAAATCACTCTACGCTCATTATCTCTCGTCACTTGCGAGCGGTGAATTTAAGTTCGAACCCTTGAAAGCTAAACCAAAGAATAGCAAGAGCTGGAGCAAGAACAAGGAAAGAAGAGCCCAGCGCAAAGCCACCGCCAAAGGTCGGCAAAACGACGCTCAACGACAAGACAACGAGGAGGAAACCCCGAAAGAAAACGGTGGGGGAGACTCCTCCGCCGACGAAGAGCATCCTGCTAATCGAACAATCTTTGTCGTCTGACGATGATATCGACGATACGCCTGTACTCGGAGATTTAAGAGACATCCTGAAGCGGAAGTTCGAGTCCGAGAATGATAGCAGCCCCATGCACACAGATCTATGGACAATACTGGACACACGGAAGTCTCGTCGTATTTCGACAAGCGACGATAACAACAACAAAGGGCGCGGACGATGCTGGACACACGGAAGTCTCGTCGTATCTCGACAAGCGANNNNNNNNNNNNNNNNNNNNNNNNNNNNNNNNNNNNNNNNNNNNNNNNNNNNNNNNNNNNNNNNNNNNNNNNNNNNNNNNNNNNNNNNNNNNNNNNNNNNNNNNNNNNNNNNNNNNNNNNNNNNNNNNNNNNNNNNNNNNNNNNGCGCATGACACCAACATATCCACAGACCTCCGCACCTTGCTAGACTCTAAGCGAGTACAAAAGGGACAGTCGTTGAATGTCATCATGGGAGGCTCCCCTCCTAGCGGAGACACTGTCCGTTCTGTAAAAGACTATCGTCGACAGGTCGCGACAACCCAGAAGTGGCCGACTAAACGGACAAGTGATCTTCCGATAACCTTCTCACCGGACGACGCTGAAGGAGTTCACGCTCCGCATAATGATCATCTTCTCGTCGTCCTTGGAATTGGAGAGTATGATGTCACCAAGATCCTCATTGACACCGGAAGTTCCGTCAACCTCATCTTCCGAGGAACTCTACAGAAGATGGGAGTTGATCTTGACGACATAAAAGCGTCTTCAAGGACATTAACCGGATTCAATGGATCCTCTGAAACTATCTTGGGAACGATCCGCCTCCCGGTACGCGCGTGTGGCGTTACTCGAACGGTTAAGTTTGCCGTTGTAAGCACAAAAGCTCCTTATCACGCTATACTCGGCACCCCTTGGCTACACTCGATGCAAGCCGTTCCTTCCACCTACCACTAGTGCGTCATGTTCCCTGGCACGGACGGAAGGATAAAATAGAAGGATAAAAGCGCTACGAGGGGATCAAAAGGCCGCTAGGGATCTCCTAGTCGCCCCAGTCAAACTCCAACGGTCATCTCTACCCGTTAATTCTGTGTCTCCCCCAACCTCAAAAGTCCGTTCCCAGGAAAGCGAGATTCTCGAGTTACCTATTGACGACGCCGATCAAAGTCGAACCGTAAGGGTTGGTGCATACCTTTCTGAGGAAATGCAGCAGTCAATTCTGAACTTCCTCAGGAAGAACGTGTCTACATTCGCTTGGTCTATGGCAGACATGAAAGGTATTGATCCGACTATAACGACTCATGAGCTAAACGTCGACCCGACATTCAAACCTATCCGCCAGAAGCGACGTAAGCTCGGCCCTGACAGGTCGAAGGCCGTAAACGAAGAAGTTGACAAGCTACTCGGCGCAGGTTCGATCGCTGAGGTCCGCTACCCCGAATGGTTGGCAAATCCGGTAGTCNNNNNNNNNNNNNNNNTCATCAAAAAGAAAAATGGCAAGTAGCGCGTCTGCGTCGACTTCACCGATCTGAATAAAGCTTGCCCAAAGGAT
Proteins encoded in this window:
- the LOC106338595 gene encoding uncharacterized protein LOC106338595, which gives rise to MGGSPPSGDTVRSVKDYRRQVATTQKWPTKRTSDLPITFSPDDAEGVHAPHNDHLLVVLGIGEYDVTKILIDTGSSVNLIFRGTLQKMGVDLDDIKASSRTLTGFNGSSETILGTIRLPVRACGVTRTVKFAVVSTKAPYHAILGTPWLHSMQAVPSTYH